The Pantoea trifolii nucleotide sequence GGTTACGCTCAGAGCGATTATCAAGGCGTTGCTAACAAAGCAAACGGCTTCAACCTGAAATATCGTTACGAAGACGGTTCTAACCCACTGGGCTGGATCGGTTCTTTCACCTATACCGAAAAAGATCGTACTGATGCTGGCGCTTATAACAAAGCTCAGTACTACGGCATCACCGGTGGTCCTGCTTACCGTCTGAATGACTGGGCGAGCATCTACGGTGTTGTTGGTGTAGGTTACGGTAAATACCAGCAGAACGACAATTCAGTACGTTCTAAGTCTGATTCAAGCGACTACGGTTTCTCTTACGGTGCGGGTATGCAGTTCAACCCAATCGAGAACATCGCAGTTGACGTAGGTTACGAGCAGAGCCGTATCCGCAACGTCGATGTTGGCACCTGGATTGCTGGCGTAGGTTACAGCTTCTAAGTTCTTGCTTAGACCAGTTGCACAATAAACGGTCCTTCGGGGCCGTTTTTTTATGGGCGCAATATACAGTTTACCGACTACCAGAAACACAAAACCCGCTACGTGAGCGGGTTTTATTGGAAGTCGGGAACGTTAACCGCGCCAGATCAGATTTGGACACGGACGTTCAACCAGCTGTTTGCCGGTGAGCTTTTCAATCAGCATCAAACGCAGCGCAAACGGCGAGCGGGTAAACAGGCACAGCAGCGATTTCAGCTCAAAAGACGGTTTGCTCTGTTCAGCCTGGAAACATTTGCCACAGTCGAGGCAGTTTTTCATGGTAGTCATGTTCACCTCCCGAGTGAATGACGACAATATCTTTGTAGCCTTTATAAGCTATTCGCTTACATTATCGACAAAGATAGCACTGGCTATACTCTTTAGCCAACACTATTTAGGAAAAATTTGTGCTTATTTGTGCCTGGTTTACAATGAGCGCAGCCAGCCCGCACCGTAGGTAAAGTGCGGCAGATAATAAAGAGGAAGTTAGATGAGTCGTCGTGCAAAAATCGCCACCAACATGCCCCAGGGCCCGCTAAAAGAGATAGAGGAGCATGTCGAAGGATTTCGTCAGGTGCGTGAGGCGCATCGTCGTGAGCTGATCGATGACTATGTAGAATTAATCTCTGATTTGATTCGTGAATTTGGCGAAGCGCGTCAGGTGGATATGGCCGCACGTTTGGGCGTTTCCCAGCCAACCGTGGCGAAAATGCTGAAGCGTTTGGGTACCACCGGTTTAGTCGAGCAAGTGCCGTATCGCGGGGTGTTCCTCACTGCTGAAGGTGAGAAGCTGGCGGAAGCGAGCCGCGTTCGTCACCATATTGTTGAAACCTTCCTGTTGGCGCTGGGTGTTAGCCCGGAAACCGCGCGCCGTGATTCAGAAGGCCTGGAGCATCACGTCAGTGATGAAACCCTGGCCGTGTTCCAGAAATTCTACGAGAGTCGCTAACTACAAGGCCTTCCACCATCATGCCCAATCTGCTTCGTTCCTTAATGCGCGATCGTATTTTGCATTTGTTGTTGCTTTTAGGTGTGATTATGTTGCCGCTGGCGAAATTCCGCTGGTCGCAATTGCCTGCCGCGGTGGACTGGCACACTATCATGACGCTTACCGGCCTATTGATGCTGACCAAAGGATTAGAAAACAGCGGCTATTTTGATGTGCTCGGCGCGCGCTTGATCCAACGCTTTCAACATGAACGCACGCTGGCGCTGTTTATGGTGTGCGCCGCCGCGTTGCTCTCTACTTTTCTCACCAACGATGTTGCGCTGTTTATTCTGGTGCCACTGACGCTGACGTTGCGCAAATTCTCGCGCTTGCCGATTTCCCGTCTGATCATTTTCGAAGCGCTGGCGGTGAATGCAGGTTCCTTACTGACGCCGGTCGGTAACCCGCAAAACATTCTATTGTGGAGTCACGGCACACTCAGCGTACCCGGTTTCATTGCGCAAATGGCGCCGCTGGCGGCATTTTTAATGCTCACGCTGATGGCGTTGACGTGGTGGAGTTTCCCGGCGCGCGTAATCCAGAAACATGAACAAACCGAAAGCCAAACATGGTACAAGCCGCTGTTCACGATTAGCGTGCTGCTGTACATCGTGTTTGTCGTGGCGCTCGAGCTGAAAATGACTGGCTGGGCGTTGCTGCTGGTGGCGGCCTGTTTCCTGATCATGGCGCGCAGCGTGTTAATCAGCATCGACTGGAGTTTGCTGCTGGTGTTCGTGGCGATGTTTATCGATGTCTTCCTGTTGATGCATTTGTCCTGGTTGCAGCCGCATTTTGCCGCTATTGGCCAAATCAGTGAGGGCGGACTTTATCTGCTGGCCATAGGCCTGTCGCAATTCATCAGTAACGTGCCCGCCACCATTCTGCTTTTGCAGAAAGTGCCACCGTCCGACGTGCTGGCGTGGGCGGTAAATATCGGTGGATTTGGCTTATTGCCAGGATCGCTCGCCAACCTGATCGCCTTGCGTATGGCGCAGGATGCGCGCGTTTGGTGGCGTTTCCACTTGTTTTCCATCCCGATGTTAGCCTGGTCGATGTTGGGCGGATGGCTGCTGTTACACCTGATCCGTTAGCGCGACGCCAATGTCGGCTTGTGTAAAGTTGCATTGGCATTTGTCAATTTCCCATCTAAGGTTATGTTGACCGTTTTTGCCCGGCAATCGGGACAACCGCCTACGATGAAAAATTATGGAAAACAAGAATCAACCGTCTGAACGCGATCAGCAGGATCCGCAAAACACCTCGAATACCCATCAAGATAACAATGAACCAGAACGTAAACGTCCCGGAAAGAAGCCACTGATTTTTCTCGCCATTGTGGTGGTGATCATGATCGTGGTGGGATTATGGTTCTGGCTCACCACACGCAATATTGAAAGCACGGATGATGCCTTTACCGAAGGCAACGCGGTGACTATCGCGCCGAAAGCGGCCGGTTACGTGGTCAAGCTGCTGGTGCGCGATAACCAGCGCGTGAAGCAGGGCGATTTGCTGGTGGAGATCGATGCACGCGACAGTGAAGCGCAGCGCGATCAGGCCAAAGCCCAGCTTGGTCTGGCACAGGCGCAGCTGCATCAGGCGCAGGCGCAGTTAGCTTTGTCTCGCGTGCAGTATCCGGCGCAGCGCGATCAGGCACTCGCCGATCAGGCTAAAGCGCAGGCAAATTTACTTAATGCGCAGGCTGATTATCGTCGCCAGCGCGGTGTTGATCCGCGTGCCACATCTCAGCGCAATATTGATACTGCCGCCGCGCAGCTGCGTTCGGCTGAAGCGCAACTGCAAAGCGCTAAAGCGCAGGTTGAAGTGGCTTCTCAGGTGAAGCTGCAAATCCGGCAGCAGGAAACCAATGTTGAAGCGCGTGAGCAGCAGGTTGAGCAGGCGCAGGCGCAGCTCAACACCGCCGAATTGAATCTCTCTTATACCCAGGTTCGCGCGCCATACGATGGCTTTGTCACCAAGCGTAACGTGCATCTCGGCACGCTGGTGCAGGCCGGCAGCGCGCTGTTCTCGCTGGTTTCGCCTGAAATCTGGATTAATGCCAACTTCAAAGAGTCGCAGCTGGCGCGTATGAAGCCGGGCGACAAAGTGGAAATTAGCGTTGATGCCTGGCCGGATATGGAGCTGGAAGGGCACGTGGATAGCGTGCAGATGGGATCCGGTTCACGCTTCTCCACCTTCCCGGCGGAAAACGCCACCGGCAACTACGTGAAAATCGTGCAGCGCGTGCCGGTGAAAATTGTCATCGATAAAGGGTTAGATCCCAATCATCCGCTGCCGCTGGGCTTGTCGGTTGAGCCGAAGGTTACAGTGGAATGAGTGCGAGCGAAAGCTGGCGTCCGGCCAGCAATCCGTGGCTGGTCGCTATTACGGTGACGCTGGCGGTGTTTATGGAGATCCTCGACACCACCATCGTCAACGTCGCGCTGCCGCACATTGCCGGTTCGCTCTCCTCCAGTTACGACGAATCGACCTGGGTTTTAACCTCTTATCTGGTCGCCAACGGCATCGTATTGCCGATCTCGGCGTTCTTCAGCCGCCTATTTGGCCGCAAGCAATTCTTCCTGATCTGCATCGTGATGTTCACCATCTGTTCCTTCCTGTGCGGTATCGCCACGGAACTGTGGCAGATCATTCTGTTCCGCGTGCTGCAGGGCTTTTTTGGCGGCGGATTGCAGCCGGTGCAACAATCGGTGCTGCTCGATTACTTCAAAGCGGAAGATCGTGGCAAAGCTTTTGGCCTGTCGTCGATTGCGATTATCGTCGCACCGGTAATTGGTCCCACGCTCGGCGGTTGGATCACCGATAACTACAGCTGGCGCTGGGTGTTCTTCATTAATATCCCGGTTGGTATTTTGACGGTAATGGCGATTTATCAATTGCTGGAAGATCCACCGTGGGAACGCAAGTGGGATAAAGGCCGCCTGAAAATCGATTACATCGGCATCAGCCTGATCACGCTGGGGCTGGGCTGCTTGCAGGTGTTCCTTGATCGTGGCGAAGATGAAGATTGGTTTGCCTCGCACTTTATTCGCCTGTTCGCCATGCTGGCGGTGATCGGCATTATCGGCGCCATTTATTGGCTGCTGTATGCCCGTAAACCGGTGGTCGATCTCACCGTAATGAAAGACCGCAACTTCTGGGTGGCGGGCTTGCTGATGGCGGGCATGGCGATGATTCTCTATGGCAGCTCAGTGGTGCTTCCCCAGCTGGCGCAGCAGGATCTCGGCTACACCGCAACCTGGTCGGGGCTGGTGCTGTCGCCCGGCGCGATATTGATTGTGCTGACGATACCCATCGTGCTGAAGCTGATGCCGATCGTGCAAACGCGCTACATCATTGCGTTCGGCTTCACCTGCCTTGCCAGCGCGTTCTTCTATTCCACCACGTTAACGCCTAACGTCGATTTCACCACGCTGGTGATGATGCGGAGCGCGCAGTCGATCGGCCTTGGTTTCCTGTTTGTGCCGCTGACCACCATTGCGTTCATCACCGTGCCGCAGCGATTAAACGCCGATGCCTCAGCATTGTTCACCATGTTCCGTAACGTCGCGGGCTCGATCGGCATTTCGCTCTCGACGGCGGGCATTACCGAACGTATGCAGACGCGTTCGGCCAGCATGGTGCACAACATGTCGCCGCTCAATGAGCCTTACAATCTCACGCTGCAACACTGGGCTGATTCGATCCGTAATTTCACCACCGCCGTGGGCGATCCACTGGTGCTGGCGAGCGGGCAGCTCTATCAGGAGATGATCGCTCAGGCGCGTATTCTGGCGTACATCGACGTCTTTATGGGCCTGAGTATTGTGGCGCTGCTATTGATTCCATTCTGTTGGTTGCTTTCGCCAATTAAGAGCGAAGGCGGTGCAGGAGCACATTAAAATGAAAATGATTTCACGATCTCAGCCGTCACTGACGTTGCTGGCGCTATCACTGTTGCTGGCCGGATGCGCGGTAGGACCGGATTATCAGCCGCCGCAGGCGCACACGCCGGGCGGTTACCACGATTTG carries:
- the ompX gene encoding outer membrane protein OmpX, giving the protein MKKIACLSALACVLAVSAGSAMAQSTVTGGYAQSDYQGVANKANGFNLKYRYEDGSNPLGWIGSFTYTEKDRTDAGAYNKAQYYGITGGPAYRLNDWASIYGVVGVGYGKYQQNDNSVRSKSDSSDYGFSYGAGMQFNPIENIAVDVGYEQSRIRNVDVGTWIAGVGYSF
- the mntR gene encoding manganese-binding transcriptional regulator MntR, which translates into the protein MSRRAKIATNMPQGPLKEIEEHVEGFRQVREAHRRELIDDYVELISDLIREFGEARQVDMAARLGVSQPTVAKMLKRLGTTGLVEQVPYRGVFLTAEGEKLAEASRVRHHIVETFLLALGVSPETARRDSEGLEHHVSDETLAVFQKFYESR
- a CDS encoding SLC13 family permease → MPNLLRSLMRDRILHLLLLLGVIMLPLAKFRWSQLPAAVDWHTIMTLTGLLMLTKGLENSGYFDVLGARLIQRFQHERTLALFMVCAAALLSTFLTNDVALFILVPLTLTLRKFSRLPISRLIIFEALAVNAGSLLTPVGNPQNILLWSHGTLSVPGFIAQMAPLAAFLMLTLMALTWWSFPARVIQKHEQTESQTWYKPLFTISVLLYIVFVVALELKMTGWALLLVAACFLIMARSVLISIDWSLLLVFVAMFIDVFLLMHLSWLQPHFAAIGQISEGGLYLLAIGLSQFISNVPATILLLQKVPPSDVLAWAVNIGGFGLLPGSLANLIALRMAQDARVWWRFHLFSIPMLAWSMLGGWLLLHLIR
- a CDS encoding HlyD family secretion protein, with the protein product MENKNQPSERDQQDPQNTSNTHQDNNEPERKRPGKKPLIFLAIVVVIMIVVGLWFWLTTRNIESTDDAFTEGNAVTIAPKAAGYVVKLLVRDNQRVKQGDLLVEIDARDSEAQRDQAKAQLGLAQAQLHQAQAQLALSRVQYPAQRDQALADQAKAQANLLNAQADYRRQRGVDPRATSQRNIDTAAAQLRSAEAQLQSAKAQVEVASQVKLQIRQQETNVEAREQQVEQAQAQLNTAELNLSYTQVRAPYDGFVTKRNVHLGTLVQAGSALFSLVSPEIWINANFKESQLARMKPGDKVEISVDAWPDMELEGHVDSVQMGSGSRFSTFPAENATGNYVKIVQRVPVKIVIDKGLDPNHPLPLGLSVEPKVTVE
- a CDS encoding DHA2 family efflux MFS transporter permease subunit; amino-acid sequence: MSASESWRPASNPWLVAITVTLAVFMEILDTTIVNVALPHIAGSLSSSYDESTWVLTSYLVANGIVLPISAFFSRLFGRKQFFLICIVMFTICSFLCGIATELWQIILFRVLQGFFGGGLQPVQQSVLLDYFKAEDRGKAFGLSSIAIIVAPVIGPTLGGWITDNYSWRWVFFINIPVGILTVMAIYQLLEDPPWERKWDKGRLKIDYIGISLITLGLGCLQVFLDRGEDEDWFASHFIRLFAMLAVIGIIGAIYWLLYARKPVVDLTVMKDRNFWVAGLLMAGMAMILYGSSVVLPQLAQQDLGYTATWSGLVLSPGAILIVLTIPIVLKLMPIVQTRYIIAFGFTCLASAFFYSTTLTPNVDFTTLVMMRSAQSIGLGFLFVPLTTIAFITVPQRLNADASALFTMFRNVAGSIGISLSTAGITERMQTRSASMVHNMSPLNEPYNLTLQHWADSIRNFTTAVGDPLVLASGQLYQEMIAQARILAYIDVFMGLSIVALLLIPFCWLLSPIKSEGGAGAH